The DNA region cgctcaatacgaaagtggtcagatggtgcggatgctacgctacaggacagttttgctagcagactgaaatatgttccaggattcatccaatggcattgaggagtacaccacctcagtcatcggcttcattaataagtgcatcgatgacgtcgtccccacagtgaccgtacgtacatatcccaaccagaatccatggattacaggcaacatccgcatcgagctaaaggctagaactgccgctttcaaggagcgggacactaatccggaagcctataagaaatcctgctatgcacgccaacgaaccatcaaacaagcaaagcatcaatacaggattaagattgaatcctactacactggctctgacattcgtcggatgtgacagggcttgaaaactattacgagctacaaagggaagcacagccgagagctgcccagtgacatgagcctatcagacaagctaaatgccttttatgctcgcttcgaggcaagcaacactgaagtatgcatgagagcaccagctgttctggatgacagtgtgataacgctctcggttgccgttgtgagcaagacctttaaacaggtcaacattcacaaagccgcagggccagatggattaccaggacttgtactcaaagcaggcaagtgtcttcactgacattttcaacctctccctaactgagtctgtaatacctatatgttccaagctgaccaccatagtccctgtgcccaaggaagcgaaggtaacctgcctaaaagaTTACCAccacgtagcactcacatctgtagccatgaagtgctttgaaaggctagttattgctcacatcaacaccattatcccagaaaccctagacccactccaattcacataccgccccaacagatccacagatgacgcaatctcaatcgcactccacactgccctttcccacctggacaaaaggaacacctatgtgagaatgctgttcattgactacagctgagcgttcaacatcatagtgcccacgaagctcctcgctaaggaccctgggactaaacacctccctctgcaactggatcctggacttcctgatgggcctccCCCAGGTTGTAAAGGTATGCAAAAACatgtctgccacactgatcctccaCACTGGGGGccatcaggggtgtgtacttagtcccctcctgtactccctgttcacccatgattgcgtggccaaacacgactccaacaccatcattaagtttgctggtaacacaacagtggtaggcctgatcaccgacaacaatgagacagcctatagggaggaggtcagaactggcagtgtggtgccaggacaacaacctctccctcaatgtgagcaagacaaagtaaatttctttgccacattttttgcagtatcacTTTAGTTCccttttgcaaacaggatgcatgttttggaatatttgtgttCTTTACAGGCTtatttcttttcactctgtcaattaggttagtattgtggagtaactacaatgttattgatccatcctcagttttctcctaacaCAGCCATTAAAAtcgaactgttttaaagtcaccattggcctcatggtgaaattcctgagcggtttccttcctctccggcaactgagttaggaaggacgcttgtatctttgtagtcactgggtgtattgatacaccatccatagTTAATAAttcactatgctcaaagggatattcaatgtttgctttgtttttttatacccatctaccaataggtgcccttctttgcgaggcattggaaaacctccctggtctttgtggttgaatctgtatttgaaattGAGTGTCCgtttgagggaccttacagataattgtatgtgtggggtacagcgattaaggtagtcattcaaaaatcatgttaaacacttgtTGCCCACAGTGAGTGCATGCCACctattatttaatcaattttaaattcaggctgtaacaacaaaatgtggaataagtcaaagggtgtgagaatactttctgaaagcaatgTATTTATATCCATTAGAACTATATGGTTGTGCACGTACCAACTGACACCAGCGCTCACTGCTCCAAGCCACTCCAGGAAGCTGTGGGGGTCACAAGACCGCTGGTCCCCGCGCAGGTCCAAAGCGTGCAGGGATGGACATGGCAGATCCTTCAGGGTGTGGCTACTGACCACTGGTCTGTGCTCTTTCCACTGGTAACGGGACAGAAGACTCTGCAGCGCTCTATCCCCATCCGCCCCTTGAAGTCGACAGACGCAATTTTAGAAATGCTTTGAAAGAAAACATTGGTCAGCTTACGGAAGTTCAGGGTCGTATTCATAAGCGCATACTGTAGCCAACAAAAAAACgagagtttcttattggacaagttcaggtggtcccctctctgtttcagtctgttttcttccattAAGTCTAGTGAAAACAACCCAGGACTTGGACAGACTTGACATTACATGCCTCAGACTCAACAGTGCAAACAAACATAAAAGGTTCTCCTACCTGAATTGTGCCGTCCTAGCAGGAAGTCACTTTTCAGAGGCACCCTTTCTTTAAGGCCGGAGAGAACTCGCTGGTAGCGTTTCCCTTCCGGATCCATGGATTTGTTCGTCAGGTCAATGGTCACGACTGCAGAACATCATCATTGTTATTAAATTAAACCAGGTTAGATTTCATTTCGAAAcagcacaacaacaaaaattgcaGGTAAGAAACCAGGTGAGGTGTGGAGCAATGAAATATCAAAACATAATATTAAAAGATACGTGATCCTTTCTCACCATATCTCATGGGCTGTCTGTGATTGTACTGTGACGGCTTTCCCTCCAGACCCAGCTGTTCATACGTGTCCTTATCCACAGAGAGGATCAGCTGACCTTGGATTCAGACAGAGCAGAGGTTTATTTACTGACCAGTCAATGTAACATGTCCTTTCTTGTAGTACATTGTACTAGTATTGGAAGTCAAAATACAACCAGTTTCGATGGTAGTGGAGTTAGTTTAATAGAACTAGCATTGATTCAaggatgtatcacaaccggccgtgattgggagtcccatagggcggtgcacaattggcccagcgtcgtccggggttggccggtgtaggccgtcattgtaaataagaatttgttcttaactgacctgcctagttaaaaggttaaatcaaataaataatctCCACTGACCAATGTGGCAGCCTGGCAGGGGAGCTctagggtgtattcattagtgtacactgtagcaaaacgtttGCAACAAAGATTAGCGTTTCTTATTAAACAAATTTAGGTTAGTCTCTCCCCGTTTTCAGCCACTTtgcttcctagtgaatacacaccTGGCTTTTCCATTGATTCTATTGCCCAGGACAACATGACCGCAATTTTGTAATGTCTTCTGGTCCcaatattatacactactctgggaagcatttatttgggctgcaatttctgaggctggtaactctaatgaacttatcctctgccattcctgtggcggtcctcatgagagtttcatcatagtgcttgatggtttttgcgactgcacttgaagaaactttcaaagttcttgaaatattccatattgactgacgttcatgtcttaaagtaatgatggactctcgtttctctttgcttatttgagcagttcttgccataatatggacttgtttttttaccaaatagggctatcttctgtataccccccataCCTTTTCACGACACAACTGgacaaatgcattaaggaaagaaattccacaaatgaacttttaagaagacacaactgttaattgaaatgcattccaggtgactacctcatgaagctggttgagagaatgccaagagtgtgcaaagctgacatcaaggcaaagggtggctatttgaagaatctcaaatataaaatatatctttatttgtttaacacttttttggttactacacgattccatatgtattatttcatagtttttatgtcttaactattattctacaatgtagaaaacagtaaaaataaagaaaaacccttgaatgagtaggtgttaaaacttttgaccagtagtgtacttTCTAGCCTGTTTTGGGCCATGGCTACTACTCTACACACAGGCTTAAAGTTGCCAGCGGTCTTTTATTAAGACTACAGCGATAGGACTACAGTGTGAGTCATGTCCTGTAATAATATGATAATAGGTAGAACACAGGGGTAAGGGAACTCACTGCTAGGGAGAAGTGCAATGGTGTTATCCTGGTCAATGCTTGTCTTGTAGGAAAGAGCATAGAGAGCCCCTGGGAAAACAAATAGGCATACTTTAAACTAGCATGAAAATAAAACTTTTTTACTGAAAGGTAGTTGTTTCATTTACCCAATTTAATAGTGCATGCAATAGTGTTCTCCTTCTATACACTTACCATTCCACACAACATTCTTCAAGAAGTCTTTATCCAAAAACTCATAGACTGGTAAATTCTTCACCAGAAAATACTTGCTGAAATTGTTTATGACACTGGCCAGCCGGGAAGAAAGGGCACCACATTCCGGTATTACAACCGACACCTAAGAGGATTAATTAATTACCTCATGTTTTTAGTTCACATCACATGCATCTATAGTGTCACACATTACATTGGTAATTTGCTTAATCCACAGACTGGCTAGTTAGCAAACAGTGTTGTTTAGATTTAACACGTAGGTCAAACAAGTGGCAAAGCAAACGAAGTGGCAGCAGGTTCCGTGCAGATAATCTAAAccatctaacgttagctaccacAGAACCATAAAATTGCTTACCTTGTGGTTAAAATAATGTTTTGACACTTGAGTGTCGTGTCTAGACTTTTCATGCTCAAAGTTCGATTTCTCGCAAACAAGTAAACTTCTTGGACACTTGTCTAGCTCCGGGTACATTTTATTAGActtgtatcaacaacaacaaatctaAACACATTTAAACCAAAGACATTTAGCTATGCACACACTTGTGAATCAAGCATGTGAAATACAGTATGTTCCTCTCTGAACGTGTAAACTACTTCCGGCTAGAGAGCCAGCGTGCTTGCTTGTCACGTGTTTAAAGTAGCCAATAGCAAAACAGTAGCAAAAATCTAAACCACAGTTTAGAAACCTGTAGTCTTTGTCCAAACCATCAAATACGCCTTGGGCTCGTTCAGAAGGACGCGACGTTTTGTAACtttcagatagaaatatgctatgtagaacaaacataccTCTCTTACATGTAGTATAAGGAATCACATAATCTCTCATGAcagcatttctatctgcaacgttcgaGAAAGTTTGACAACCAAACGTGGCCCTGGTCTGCCAACAGAAATTTGCATTTGATGAGATGTTCCATACGTAAGATCTGTAGTGGTCAAGGAATGACATTTCATGAGAGCAACATTTATTCTGAAACatcagtttcaagttttattagtcgtatgtacaggatacacatggtatacactgtTCAaccaaatgcttacttgcaggttccttctcgacaatctaacaacaataagaaataataaaagataagaatacgaacgtaaagtaaatggctcagtagaataaacAATTTATAGTCTAATATTTACACATTTTGGGAAAGGGGGGATTGGGGggggcaagtgtttaaattgtgcagtatttagcaaTAGTAAATAAGAGTcttgtagcagcagttgtgatgtgtgggtgagtgagtgcatgtgttcTAAGGTGTGGAGACTGTGCAGTTGAAGTTACACATTTGTTTAAaagcttatttaaaaaaaaacgttattaaactacgcaagtcagttaataacatatTCTAatgtacaatgacggcctaccccggccaaatccgGACGATGCTTGgtcaattgtgcactgccctatgggactccaaatcccggccagatgtgatacagcctggaatcgaaccagggactgtagtgacgcctcttgcactgagatgcagtgccttagaccgccgcgccactcgggagccctaaaaTGTGATGGTAATAAAAAATACACATAAAAAAAATACCAATCAATGTATCCACATTAATAAAATATGAAGGaccttcaattacattgagcaaAAAATCTAAACACGTTTTGTGTtggccccatgtttcatgagctgaaataaaagatcccagaaatgttccatacgcacaaaaggcttatttctctcaaatgttgtgcagaaatttgtttacatcctgattagtgagcatttctcatttgccaagataatccatccacctgacaggtgtggcatattaagaagctaattaaacagcatgatcattacacaggtgcaccttgtgctggagacaataaaaggccactctaaattgTGCTGTTTGGTCACACAACacattgccacagatgtctcaagttttgagggagcgtgtaatCGGCATggcgactgcaggaatgtccaccagagatgttgccaAATAATTTACAgttcatttctctatcataagccgcaATTGAACATCATTATAGAGAATTTGGCACCAcgtaaagtaatccttctaaccacccccttgtaaagtggttgttccactggatatcataaggtgaatgcaccaatttgtaagtcgctctggataagagcgtctgctaaattacttaaatgtaaatgtatgaaaTGGAAATTAGTACTGCATGCTGGTGAATCCACGAGTAGTCATTTATAGCAGACATTTCCGGATACACAAAATGTACTTATAAATcacaggttggtggcaccttaattggggatggGCATGTGGTAATGGCAGGAGTGGTAGAGGTGGAAAGGTATCAATGCCATTCCATTcgtgccgtcctcccctcagcaaccaCCACTGCTTGTGATGGATAGGGAAAGTGTATCTGGTAGGAGAGGAGGTTCACAGTCATTGTGCCTTACCTGAATATCTCATCAGAGCACTCTCCCATTTATTTGTATTAGATTGTGGTCATTTATGTGAGAACAAACAATAACAGACTGACGAATACTACAAGGGTTGAGCAGTGTTAAGAGTAGAGTGCTTTACAGCA from Salvelinus fontinalis isolate EN_2023a chromosome 26, ASM2944872v1, whole genome shotgun sequence includes:
- the rpp40 gene encoding ribonuclease P protein subunit p40, which produces MYPELDKCPRSLLVCEKSNFEHEKSRHDTQVSKHYFNHKVSVVIPECGALSSRLASVINNFSKYFLVKNLPVYEFLDKDFLKNVVWNGALYALSYKTSIDQDNTIALLPSSQLILSVDKDTYEQLGLEGKPSQYNHRQPMRYVVTIDLTNKSMDPEGKRYQRVLSGLKERVPLKSDFLLGRHNSGADGDRALQSLLSRYQWKEHRPVVSSHTLKDLPCPSLHALDLRGDQRSCDPHSFLEWLGAVSAGVSCDNTAASFLSTYVCPEPQTLVSQALHCTVSGLLLPEDIYSLLQELRRYFDEPKFTSWLSLTVHGFMDSPVSWGDAEHGFHKGGENFYNLVLFKNQDYWLHMGTGSHDRCPP